Proteins co-encoded in one Actinomadura luteofluorescens genomic window:
- a CDS encoding metal ABC transporter permease: MALWRLWRSPGALLVDALTLLPALAARQLCRSLTSMAGWAIGCGLLFNLGGFALALLFDLPPGPVLVLFGGALTLLIHLVPKARA, from the coding sequence GTGGCCCTTTGGCGACTCTGGCGGTCGCCAGGCGCGCTGCTCGTGGACGCCCTGACCCTGCTGCCCGCCCTGGCCGCCCGTCAGCTCTGCCGCTCGCTGACCTCGATGGCCGGCTGGGCGATCGGGTGCGGGCTCCTGTTCAACCTGGGCGGGTTCGCGCTCGCCCTGCTCTTCGATCTGCCGCCGGGCCCGGTCCTGGTCTTGTTCGGCGGCGCACTGACCCTACTGATCCACCTCGTACCGAAAGCGAGAGCCTGA
- a CDS encoding RNA polymerase subunit sigma-70 — MDDRTRSQAIAWAKAGDQEAFAGLVESHRRELHVHCYRMLGSFDEAEDLVQETFLRAWQGREGFRGGPGFRAWLYRIATNACLDFLSLHPRPLLTAAGRERGSVPPPAAVPWLQPYPDGLLKEIPSDQDEPETVFIAKETIELAFLAAIQYLTPRQRAVLILRDVLGWSARETAELLGVSVPSVTSGLQRARLTMRTHLPQHRLEWTSATDAGDVERAVVQRYMDALQRADEDAVALVLCEDAKVGHQGGSGGHTGAEPVWFEGREAVIEAWAPILHGPDAQDLRFIPTRANMQPAVATYVSNPGASDFRAFALAVLRVEGELVADVTIFGSKAFAAFELPEAL; from the coding sequence GTGGATGACCGTACGCGCAGCCAGGCCATCGCTTGGGCGAAGGCAGGCGACCAGGAGGCGTTCGCCGGGTTGGTCGAGAGTCACCGGCGAGAACTGCATGTGCACTGTTACCGGATGCTGGGGTCCTTTGACGAGGCTGAGGACCTGGTCCAGGAAACCTTCCTTCGCGCTTGGCAAGGCCGGGAGGGTTTCCGGGGCGGTCCCGGGTTTAGGGCGTGGCTCTACAGGATCGCGACCAATGCGTGCCTGGACTTCCTTTCACTGCACCCACGCCCGCTCCTGACCGCGGCCGGCCGGGAACGGGGGAGCGTCCCTCCGCCGGCGGCGGTGCCGTGGCTGCAGCCGTATCCTGACGGGTTGCTGAAGGAGATCCCGTCTGACCAGGATGAGCCGGAGACGGTGTTCATTGCCAAGGAAACCATCGAGTTGGCGTTCCTGGCGGCCATCCAGTACTTGACGCCCCGCCAGCGCGCGGTGCTGATCTTGCGGGACGTACTGGGCTGGTCGGCGAGAGAGACCGCGGAGTTGCTGGGGGTGAGCGTCCCCTCGGTCACCAGCGGCCTCCAGCGCGCTCGCCTTACCATGCGTACACATCTGCCGCAGCACCGGCTCGAATGGACGTCGGCAACCGATGCCGGGGACGTGGAGCGAGCCGTCGTGCAGCGTTATATGGACGCACTGCAGCGCGCCGACGAAGACGCCGTCGCACTAGTGCTGTGTGAGGATGCCAAGGTCGGCCACCAGGGCGGATCCGGAGGACACACCGGGGCGGAACCCGTCTGGTTCGAGGGCCGCGAGGCGGTCATCGAGGCGTGGGCGCCGATTCTGCACGGGCCTGACGCGCAAGATCTGCGCTTCATCCCAACCAGAGCGAATATGCAGCCTGCCGTCGCCACCTACGTCAGCAACCCCGGTGCATCGGACTTCCGAGCTTTCGCCCTGGCCGTGCTACGCGTCGAGGGCGAACTCGTCGCGGACGTCACGATCTTCGGCTCCAAAGCCTTTGCCGCCTTCGAGTTGCCGGAGGCTCTGTGA
- a CDS encoding SDR family NAD(P)-dependent oxidoreductase: MLLEGKNAIVYGGGGAIGGAVARTFAREGATVHLAGRTQAKLDRVAADMAATGMSAHTAQVDALDEQAVDQHAAAVADRAGRIDICINMVGIDVGDQGVPLMAMSAQEFLDPITAYLRTNFVTARAVARHMLEARAGVILSVSPPMARMPVALSGPFGMAEAATEALCRQLAMELGPSGVRVVGLRLNGIPESAVELGSHTRGMWERAAERLGVPFERLLDEVGGGGPLPGPLTVQQVANAAAFLSSDQAEGMTATVANLTAGASID, translated from the coding sequence ATGCTGCTCGAAGGAAAGAACGCCATTGTCTACGGAGGCGGAGGAGCGATCGGGGGAGCCGTCGCCCGCACCTTCGCTAGGGAGGGTGCGACGGTTCATCTAGCCGGGCGCACCCAGGCCAAGCTTGACAGGGTTGCCGCGGACATGGCCGCAACGGGGATGAGCGCTCACACCGCGCAGGTTGACGCGCTCGACGAACAGGCAGTGGACCAGCATGCCGCTGCTGTTGCCGACCGTGCGGGACGTATCGACATCTGCATCAACATGGTGGGGATCGACGTCGGAGACCAAGGAGTACCCCTGATGGCCATGTCGGCGCAGGAGTTCCTCGACCCGATCACCGCCTACCTACGTACCAACTTCGTGACCGCTAGGGCCGTGGCGCGGCATATGCTCGAGGCGCGGGCTGGGGTGATCCTCTCGGTATCGCCACCGATGGCCCGCATGCCGGTCGCGCTCTCGGGACCGTTCGGGATGGCCGAGGCGGCGACCGAAGCTTTGTGCCGGCAGTTGGCCATGGAACTCGGTCCGTCCGGTGTCCGTGTAGTCGGTCTGCGATTGAATGGCATCCCGGAGTCTGCAGTGGAACTCGGTTCCCACACGCGTGGGATGTGGGAACGCGCCGCCGAGCGGCTCGGCGTGCCGTTCGAACGCCTGCTGGACGAGGTGGGAGGGGGCGGCCCGCTACCGGGACCCCTGACGGTGCAACAGGTCGCCAACGCCGCCGCCTTCCTGTCCTCTGACCAGGCCGAGGGTATGACGGCCACCGTCGCCAACCTGACTGCAGGTGCTTCCATCGACTAG